Proteins encoded by one window of Desulfobaculum bizertense DSM 18034:
- the htpG gene encoding molecular chaperone HtpG — protein sequence MASQETTHSFKAEITQLLDIITNSIYTNRDIFLRELISNASDAMDKVRFLSSKGTELLAPEKELRIDVACDKDAHKITITDSGIGMNAEELVANIGTIAHSGSAAFMKEAAEGGEQADSIIGRFGVGFYSVFMVAKNVVLTTRSATPGSKTIVWESTGTGEYSITDAGDEMDRGTKIEIELKESAFEFANPERLQSIVREHSNFVSFPIYVDGEQVNTQPALWREPKFQITKEQYADFYKFLTYDSKEPQDTLHINVDAPVQFNALLFIPDSESGQMFFNDPEAYGLDLYSRRVLIDRRHRELLPQYLGFIRGVVDTEDLPLNISRETLQENLLIGKIRTTITKQILSRLEKMAKDEAEKYTTLWKNHHRVFKLGYSDFMNRDRFAGLLRFNSSVHEDAEGLCSLEEYISRMKEGQKEIYYLSGNSREAIRLNPHGEIFRRKGIEVLYLYEPTDEFIMDSLREFKECKLVCAEQADLKKLGEFADAETAESAPEALSDDDAKNFDDLLKAIKDILGERVKDVRVSERLNDSPACLVSPDGSISSQMQKMMQYMAQDSTPPVKDFEINRDHPLCRNLLKIFKGNSSDDFLQKTVEQLFESALLQEGYLSDPHALVSRMNEILEKSSDWYTEIKHL from the coding sequence ATGGCAAGTCAGGAAACAACTCATAGCTTTAAAGCTGAAATCACTCAGCTTCTCGACATCATCACCAACTCTATTTACACGAACCGCGACATTTTCCTTCGGGAACTCATTTCCAACGCATCCGATGCAATGGATAAGGTTCGTTTTCTCAGCTCCAAGGGCACCGAGCTGCTTGCTCCCGAAAAGGAGCTGCGGATCGATGTTGCCTGTGACAAAGACGCTCACAAAATTACCATTACAGATTCCGGCATCGGCATGAACGCCGAGGAGCTGGTCGCAAATATTGGCACCATCGCCCACTCCGGTTCTGCGGCCTTTATGAAGGAAGCAGCCGAGGGCGGCGAGCAGGCGGACTCTATCATTGGCCGCTTTGGTGTCGGCTTCTACTCTGTGTTCATGGTGGCAAAAAATGTTGTGCTGACAACGCGCTCCGCGACTCCCGGTTCCAAGACCATTGTCTGGGAATCCACGGGCACGGGTGAATATTCCATCACCGATGCTGGAGATGAGATGGACCGCGGCACCAAGATTGAGATTGAACTGAAGGAAAGCGCCTTTGAGTTCGCCAATCCAGAACGGCTCCAGAGCATCGTCCGCGAACATTCGAATTTTGTATCCTTCCCGATCTACGTGGACGGCGAGCAGGTGAATACCCAGCCTGCCCTGTGGCGCGAGCCAAAATTCCAGATCACTAAGGAACAGTATGCTGATTTCTACAAGTTCCTGACCTATGACAGCAAAGAGCCTCAGGACACCCTGCATATCAATGTTGATGCACCTGTGCAGTTCAACGCTCTGCTGTTCATCCCTGATTCCGAATCTGGACAGATGTTCTTTAATGATCCGGAAGCCTACGGTCTGGACCTGTACTCTCGCCGTGTACTGATTGACCGCCGTCACCGCGAACTTCTGCCACAGTACCTCGGATTCATCCGAGGCGTTGTAGACACCGAAGACCTTCCGCTGAACATCTCCCGCGAGACCTTGCAGGAAAATCTGCTCATCGGAAAAATCAGAACCACCATCACGAAGCAGATTCTTTCCCGCCTCGAAAAGATGGCCAAGGACGAGGCAGAGAAGTACACCACTCTGTGGAAGAACCATCACCGAGTCTTTAAGCTGGGCTACAGCGACTTTATGAACCGCGACCGCTTTGCAGGCCTGCTGCGCTTCAATTCTTCCGTGCATGAAGATGCTGAGGGCCTGTGCTCCCTGGAAGAGTACATTTCCCGCATGAAGGAAGGCCAGAAAGAGATTTATTATCTCTCTGGCAACAGCCGCGAAGCAATCCGCCTGAACCCGCACGGCGAAATTTTCCGCCGCAAGGGCATCGAAGTGCTGTACCTGTACGAGCCGACCGATGAGTTCATCATGGATTCACTGCGAGAGTTCAAGGAATGCAAACTTGTCTGCGCAGAACAGGCAGACCTGAAAAAGCTGGGTGAATTTGCTGACGCAGAAACGGCAGAGAGCGCACCAGAGGCTCTGTCTGACGACGACGCCAAGAACTTTGATGATCTGCTGAAAGCCATCAAGGATATTCTCGGTGAACGCGTCAAGGACGTCCGCGTCTCCGAGCGCCTGAACGATAGCCCGGCCTGCCTTGTCAGCCCAGACGGTTCCATCAGCTCCCAGATGCAGAAAATGATGCAGTACATGGCGCAGGACAGCACTCCGCCGGTCAAGGACTTTGAAATCAACCGTGACCACCCGCTGTGCCGCAACCTGCTGAAGATTTTCAAGGGCAACAGCTCTGACGACTTCCTGCAAAAAACAGTTGAGCAGCTTTTTGAGTCTGCACTTCTGCAGGAAGGCTACCTGAGTGACCCACATGCTCTGGTATCCAGAATGAATGAGATTCTGGAAAAGTCGAGCGACTGGTACACCGAAATCAAGCACCTCTAA
- the cysK gene encoding cysteine synthase A — MKIANDVTELVGNTPLVFLNKVTEGCVARVAAKLEFFNPCGSVKDRIGVNMILTAEQQGKIGPGATIIEPTSGNTGIGLACMCAVRGYKLILTMPESMSIERRKLLAGFGAEIVLTKASGGMSSAIEEAHRLAAEIPGSFIPLQFDNPANPAIHECTTAHEILADTDESVDIFVAGVGTGGTLSGTGKTLKKHIPSVRIVAVEPSDSPVISGGAAGPHGIQGIGAGFVPKNLDVDIIDEVTKIETEDALAMARKLMHQEGILCGISAGAAVAASVEQARRPENADKLIVTIIPDTGERYLSTALFTQDS; from the coding sequence ATGAAGATCGCGAATGACGTGACAGAACTCGTGGGCAACACCCCTCTCGTCTTTCTCAACAAGGTGACAGAGGGCTGTGTTGCGCGGGTTGCTGCAAAGCTGGAATTTTTCAACCCCTGCGGCTCGGTCAAAGACCGAATCGGGGTCAATATGATTTTGACTGCCGAACAGCAGGGGAAAATTGGCCCCGGTGCCACCATTATTGAGCCAACAAGCGGCAACACCGGAATCGGTCTTGCCTGCATGTGTGCCGTTCGTGGCTACAAACTCATTCTCACCATGCCAGAAAGCATGAGCATTGAACGTCGGAAGCTTCTCGCAGGCTTTGGCGCAGAAATCGTGCTCACCAAGGCCTCTGGTGGTATGAGCAGCGCTATTGAAGAAGCGCACCGCCTCGCCGCAGAAATTCCCGGCTCGTTCATTCCGCTTCAGTTTGATAACCCGGCTAACCCAGCCATTCATGAATGCACTACGGCTCACGAAATCCTTGCGGATACCGACGAGTCCGTCGACATTTTCGTGGCTGGCGTCGGCACCGGAGGCACGCTCTCCGGAACCGGGAAAACTTTGAAAAAGCACATCCCTTCTGTGCGCATCGTTGCCGTTGAACCCTCCGACTCTCCCGTCATAAGTGGCGGAGCCGCAGGCCCTCACGGCATTCAGGGCATCGGTGCTGGCTTTGTCCCCAAAAACCTCGATGTCGACATCATTGACGAAGTCACAAAAATCGAGACTGAGGACGCACTTGCCATGGCCCGAAAACTCATGCACCAAGAAGGCATCTTATGTGGAATATCCGCGGGTGCAGCCGTTGCTGCCTCCGTGGAACAGGCCCGTCGGCCAGAAAACGCCGACAAACTTATTGTCACTATTATCCCCGATACCGGTGAACGGTATCTGAGCACCGCGCTGTTCACTCAGGACAGCTAG
- a CDS encoding tetratricopeptide repeat protein, translating into MTKASKLVEQNLNRCRVALRKNEVLAGLSALVAGVKVMMQHKIHSVDMQRIGNMLRENLATLNRLGEVNTIHPSPLTWSAGQEKELLMAVLPLLKTLRDEREKEDFEATRERRLKIDRALINGSNALEHGKIAEAQELFREAVSVHVDEDALFMLIAERLQGAGYYSESFEHLRKAFEVDPNSRRASELLFDAAVQTKDVKRGMKYFERVQRESGDTAQVLLGEARLYAAAKDEARARECAEKALECDEHLVLAKRLLHQLAAKAE; encoded by the coding sequence ATGACAAAGGCTTCGAAGCTTGTTGAGCAGAATTTAAATCGTTGTCGGGTAGCGCTGCGCAAAAACGAAGTGCTGGCGGGGCTTTCTGCACTTGTTGCAGGTGTAAAAGTGATGATGCAGCATAAGATCCATTCTGTTGATATGCAGCGGATAGGGAACATGCTGCGCGAGAATTTAGCGACGCTGAACCGCCTAGGTGAAGTGAATACGATTCATCCTTCGCCGCTGACGTGGAGTGCGGGGCAAGAGAAGGAGCTGCTGATGGCGGTTCTTCCATTGCTCAAGACCTTGCGTGATGAGCGAGAGAAGGAAGATTTTGAAGCGACGCGAGAGCGTCGGTTGAAGATTGACCGGGCGCTTATAAACGGGAGCAACGCACTTGAGCACGGAAAGATTGCGGAGGCGCAGGAGCTGTTCCGTGAGGCGGTGAGCGTGCATGTTGATGAAGACGCGCTGTTTATGCTGATCGCGGAGCGCTTGCAGGGTGCTGGGTACTATTCAGAGTCCTTCGAACACCTGCGCAAGGCGTTTGAGGTTGATCCCAATAGCCGCCGAGCGAGTGAGTTGCTGTTTGATGCGGCAGTTCAGACAAAAGACGTGAAACGCGGTATGAAATACTTTGAACGCGTGCAGCGGGAGTCTGGAGATACGGCGCAGGTACTTCTTGGAGAGGCGCGACTTTACGCGGCGGCCAAGGATGAGGCCAGGGCGCGTGAATGCGCGGAAAAGGCGCTTGAGTGCGATGAGCACCTTGTGCTGGCAAAAAGGCTTCTGCACCAGCTTGCGGCAAAAGCGGAATAA
- a CDS encoding MarR family winged helix-turn-helix transcriptional regulator, with amino-acid sequence MMSADEKYFLANYPGYVIARTGKAIKFELRRYLREAGIDVTSEQWALLCHLWEQEGRSQKELAELSFKDTANITRMIDVLEGKGIVHREKDPADRRTYKIFLTPKGRALRGEIMPFVMDLADRAFSCLSDDDQRELVRMLNTLCNHILEMRESKI; translated from the coding sequence ATGATGTCTGCCGATGAAAAATATTTTTTGGCGAATTATCCAGGGTATGTGATTGCCAGAACTGGAAAGGCAATCAAATTTGAGTTGCGACGCTATCTGCGCGAAGCTGGCATTGACGTGACAAGTGAGCAGTGGGCATTGCTCTGTCACCTCTGGGAGCAGGAGGGGCGCTCTCAGAAAGAACTTGCAGAACTTTCTTTTAAGGATACTGCCAACATTACCCGCATGATCGATGTGCTCGAAGGAAAGGGGATTGTCCATCGAGAAAAAGATCCCGCAGACCGCCGGACGTACAAAATCTTTTTGACGCCCAAAGGCCGCGCCCTTCGTGGCGAAATTATGCCCTTTGTCATGGACCTCGCAGATCGCGCTTTCTCGTGTCTTTCGGACGATGACCAGCGCGAACTCGTTCGCATGCTCAACACGTTGTGCAATCACATCCTCGAAATGAGAGAATCTAAAATCTAG
- the nifS gene encoding cysteine desulfurase NifS: MSAPKTIYLDNNATSQVAPEVLEEMLPYFSEFYGNPSSMHHFGGQVGSKLDEARQRVADALGCEPGEIIFNACGTEGDNTAIYSALEANPDKRHIITTRVEHPAVLNVAQHYEKKGYDVTYLGVDEYGRLDLDELKASLRPDTALVSVMFANNETGNIYPIQEIAEIVKANGSLMHTDAVQAIGKVDIDLKKIPVDFLVLSGHKVHAPKGIGVLFVRRGTPFRPFMLGGHQERGRRAGTENAASIIGLGKALQIAKDNIELENTRVKALRDKLANGLLESIPDSRLNGDPENRLPNTANISFKYVEGEAILLLMDRLGICASSGSACTSGSLEPSHVLRALGVPFTFAHGSIRFSLSRYTTEEEVDTVLREMPAIIERLRKLSPFKSDDDTLLPPCTC; this comes from the coding sequence ATGAGTGCCCCAAAAACCATTTACCTCGACAACAATGCAACATCTCAGGTCGCTCCCGAAGTCCTCGAAGAAATGCTTCCGTACTTCTCCGAGTTCTACGGCAACCCCTCCTCCATGCACCACTTTGGTGGACAGGTCGGCAGCAAGCTCGACGAAGCTCGCCAGCGTGTAGCTGACGCTCTGGGCTGCGAACCCGGTGAAATTATTTTTAATGCCTGCGGCACAGAAGGCGATAACACCGCCATCTATTCCGCACTGGAAGCCAATCCAGACAAGCGCCACATCATCACGACCCGTGTTGAGCATCCCGCAGTTCTGAACGTGGCTCAGCACTACGAGAAAAAGGGCTACGACGTCACCTATCTTGGCGTCGACGAGTATGGCCGTCTTGACCTTGACGAACTCAAGGCCAGCCTGCGCCCAGACACCGCCCTTGTTTCCGTTATGTTTGCCAACAACGAGACTGGCAACATTTACCCCATTCAGGAAATCGCTGAGATCGTCAAAGCCAACGGCTCCCTCATGCACACTGACGCCGTTCAGGCTATTGGCAAGGTCGACATCGACCTCAAAAAAATCCCCGTCGATTTTCTCGTGCTTTCCGGCCACAAGGTCCATGCTCCCAAGGGTATTGGTGTCCTGTTTGTCCGCCGTGGGACCCCGTTCCGCCCCTTCATGCTTGGAGGCCATCAGGAACGCGGTCGTCGCGCTGGTACAGAAAACGCCGCCAGCATCATCGGTCTGGGCAAGGCGCTTCAGATTGCCAAGGACAACATCGAGCTTGAAAATACTCGAGTAAAGGCTCTGCGCGACAAACTCGCCAATGGTCTGCTTGAGAGCATTCCTGACTCCCGTCTGAACGGCGACCCGGAAAACCGTCTGCCCAACACTGCGAACATTTCGTTCAAGTATGTTGAAGGTGAAGCTATCCTTCTGCTCATGGACCGCCTCGGTATCTGCGCCAGCTCCGGCTCCGCATGTACCTCCGGCAGCCTTGAGCCTTCTCACGTCCTCCGCGCACTCGGTGTTCCGTTCACCTTTGCGCACGGCTCCATCCGTTTTTCTCTCTCCCGCTACACAACAGAGGAAGAGGTCGACACGGTTCTGCGTGAGATGCCCGCCATCATTGAACGCCTTAGAAAACTTAGCCCATTCAAGAGCGACGACGACACGCTGCTGCCGCCCTGCACTTGCTAA
- the nifU gene encoding Fe-S cluster assembly protein NifU, which translates to MWDYTDKVKEYFLEPKNAGALEDANAIGEVGSLACGDALKLYLKINDEGVIEDASFQTFGCASAIASSSALTELLKGKTVAEVEHLTNKDIAEFLGGLPKEKMHCSVMGEEALQAALANYRGEKAPEKENEGEIVCHCFGVTDVTIRRAIMENDIKTVEDITNFTKAGGGCGECQGRLAEILQEVRGDMAACTMPASDEPKALSNVERMQRVLMVIEEEIRPSLKQDGGDIQLVDIVGSVVKVSLRGACSNCPASKLTLSDFVERTLRDQVDSEITVEEVSA; encoded by the coding sequence ATGTGGGATTACACCGATAAAGTGAAAGAATACTTCCTGGAGCCCAAGAACGCTGGGGCTCTTGAAGACGCGAATGCTATTGGTGAAGTGGGGAGTCTCGCTTGCGGCGATGCTCTCAAGCTTTACCTCAAAATAAATGACGAAGGTGTCATCGAAGACGCCTCTTTCCAGACTTTTGGTTGCGCAAGTGCCATTGCATCCAGCTCCGCTCTGACCGAGCTGCTCAAAGGCAAAACCGTTGCGGAAGTCGAACACCTGACCAACAAAGACATTGCAGAATTCCTCGGCGGCCTGCCCAAGGAAAAAATGCACTGTTCTGTCATGGGTGAAGAAGCCCTTCAGGCCGCCCTCGCCAACTATCGTGGCGAAAAAGCCCCAGAAAAAGAAAACGAAGGCGAAATCGTCTGTCACTGTTTCGGTGTTACAGACGTAACAATCCGTCGCGCCATCATGGAAAATGACATCAAGACAGTTGAAGACATCACCAACTTTACCAAGGCTGGTGGTGGCTGTGGCGAATGCCAGGGCCGTCTTGCTGAAATTCTTCAGGAAGTCCGCGGCGACATGGCAGCCTGCACAATGCCCGCAAGCGACGAGCCAAAAGCTCTGAGCAACGTGGAACGCATGCAGCGTGTGCTCATGGTCATCGAAGAAGAAATTCGCCCCAGCCTCAAGCAGGACGGCGGCGATATTCAGCTCGTTGACATTGTTGGTTCTGTGGTCAAAGTTTCCCTTCGCGGCGCATGCAGCAACTGCCCTGCCAGCAAGCTGACCCTGAGCGATTTTGTTGAGCGCACTCTGCGCGATCAGGTTGATTCTGAAATTACCGTTGAGGAGGTCTCCGCATGA
- a CDS encoding DMT family transporter has product MQTRILKANILLLLTAAIWGSGFVAQRSGMDYVGPMTYSALRFGIGALSLTPLLWLNSRKGIPVLSQGVDKKFIFLAPCLTGLALFVGISLQQIGLLHTTAGKAGFITGLYVALVPILGLFVGLRPGFGGLFGPLICAAGLYFISVTKDFTLATSDALIIISAFAWAIQVLLLGWLSPKIDGIRLAFGQFLVCSVLSLFCALAFETLPIQGILDGWFPIVYGGVMPVGVAFTLQVIAQKDSPPAHAATILSMEAVFAAVGGWLILGETLSSRALLGCSLMLAGMLIAQLWPKADKAR; this is encoded by the coding sequence ATGCAAACCCGTATTCTGAAAGCCAATATACTGCTTCTGCTTACAGCAGCCATCTGGGGTTCTGGTTTTGTTGCCCAGCGCTCCGGTATGGATTACGTCGGCCCAATGACCTACAGCGCATTGCGCTTTGGCATTGGGGCCTTGTCCCTCACTCCACTTTTGTGGCTCAACTCCCGAAAAGGCATTCCTGTCCTGAGTCAGGGTGTTGATAAAAAATTCATCTTCCTCGCGCCATGCCTCACGGGGCTGGCCCTTTTTGTTGGTATCAGTCTCCAGCAGATTGGTCTGCTCCACACCACCGCAGGAAAAGCAGGCTTTATTACAGGTCTGTATGTCGCACTCGTCCCCATCCTCGGCCTTTTTGTAGGTCTTCGCCCCGGTTTTGGTGGCCTTTTTGGACCACTCATCTGTGCCGCAGGACTCTATTTTATTTCTGTCACCAAAGACTTTACTCTCGCGACCAGCGACGCCCTGATTATTATCAGCGCCTTTGCCTGGGCTATTCAGGTTCTGCTACTCGGCTGGCTTTCCCCAAAAATCGACGGAATCCGCCTTGCCTTTGGGCAATTTCTGGTGTGCTCGGTGCTCAGTCTTTTCTGCGCTCTCGCCTTTGAGACTCTCCCCATCCAGGGCATTCTCGATGGCTGGTTCCCCATTGTCTACGGTGGTGTCATGCCCGTGGGTGTCGCCTTCACACTTCAGGTCATCGCCCAGAAAGATTCCCCGCCCGCACACGCCGCGACAATCCTCAGCATGGAAGCGGTATTTGCTGCCGTCGGCGGCTGGCTTATTCTTGGCGAAACCCTGTCCTCCAGAGCACTTCTCGGTTGTTCACTTATGCTCGCAGGTATGCTCATTGCCCAGCTTTGGCCAAAAGCAGACAAGGCACGTTAA
- a CDS encoding sensor domain-containing diguanylate cyclase, with protein MTDSHQKKDTAQDQDHGPFTLLVEHYPWLFVLMGVLLVVATLILGWVDVSLMKQQIHDRETARLEDAADGVTAQINDTVSDVLFLKYVAQTALVRDQSGALAFNYEPLLRHFLDFSRVNTRYDQIRILSLTGQEVIRVNSAKGISRAVPPHELQDKSSRYYFQYSKLLKNNGLFFSPVDFNVEFGGIEVPFKPVFRLIVPIVGKNGTRAGYLAVNVFASEIYKEISARSGNYLGELCMLNDKGDWLYGAGHSHQWMAHAQDPGKSHQTFAQQYPEVWEHIQDRKAGHFIGADAFITFQTIDPRKDILMQLEKVATARNIEVLGVKGHQHRWYLLSVLSENEENSLLRKVHRSYVLAVIMVIVIVGIASLVTAQVNRKRIAFRERLRDSNKVLQDTLDTLNTRVAATERLANFMDSLRVVEHEHQVFEHIPKIAKDLFPGTSGCVHLLNPSSQLFECVSVWGEEKCQQDLYEKDSCRAIQSGSPYVVSRLATPSGICSHFQRAPKYGYICLPLIASGETLGGVTIELSPRTELMSDLELQRYIDEVRIRFTIVARHTALTVSNLRMADSLREQAIRDPLTGLFNRRHMEASLIREFSRAQRHGDPLGIMLLDVDHFKFFNDTYGHELGDEVLRKLGETLRTFCRREDIACRFGGEEFVLILPGASLDATARRAEELRGLVEHRMHVRSANQRLQVKISIGVSGYPCCAHDEEHLIATADAALYEAKQNGRNRVEIAVSVAEAEEEE; from the coding sequence ATGACTGACTCCCATCAAAAAAAAGATACAGCACAAGATCAAGACCACGGGCCATTCACGTTGCTGGTCGAGCATTACCCGTGGCTTTTTGTCCTCATGGGAGTTCTGCTCGTTGTTGCGACGCTGATTCTTGGCTGGGTCGATGTGTCGCTCATGAAGCAGCAAATTCACGACCGGGAAACTGCCCGGCTTGAAGACGCTGCGGATGGTGTGACTGCTCAGATTAATGATACTGTTTCTGATGTGCTTTTTTTGAAGTACGTTGCCCAGACTGCTCTCGTAAGAGATCAGTCCGGAGCGCTGGCGTTTAATTATGAGCCGCTTCTTAGGCACTTCCTCGACTTTTCTCGTGTGAATACCCGCTACGATCAAATTCGTATTTTGAGCCTCACAGGGCAGGAAGTCATTCGGGTGAATTCTGCGAAAGGTATTTCGCGTGCTGTTCCGCCTCACGAGTTACAGGACAAAAGCTCCCGCTATTATTTCCAGTATTCAAAGCTCTTGAAGAATAACGGACTCTTTTTCTCCCCAGTAGATTTTAACGTTGAGTTTGGAGGAATTGAGGTCCCGTTTAAGCCTGTTTTTCGGCTCATTGTTCCCATTGTCGGCAAGAACGGTACTCGTGCGGGCTATCTCGCGGTAAACGTTTTTGCTTCGGAGATTTACAAAGAAATTTCTGCAAGAAGTGGGAACTATCTCGGCGAACTCTGCATGCTCAATGACAAGGGCGACTGGCTCTATGGAGCTGGGCATTCGCACCAGTGGATGGCTCATGCTCAGGATCCGGGGAAGTCTCATCAGACTTTTGCGCAGCAGTATCCCGAGGTCTGGGAGCACATTCAGGACCGCAAGGCCGGGCACTTCATTGGAGCTGATGCGTTTATCACGTTTCAGACAATTGACCCCAGAAAAGATATTTTGATGCAGCTTGAGAAGGTCGCAACTGCCCGCAACATCGAAGTGCTCGGCGTCAAAGGGCATCAGCATCGTTGGTATCTTCTCTCTGTCCTTTCCGAGAATGAAGAAAATTCTCTCTTACGGAAAGTTCACAGGTCTTACGTCCTTGCCGTTATTATGGTGATTGTCATTGTTGGAATCGCATCTCTCGTCACCGCTCAGGTGAACCGGAAGCGTATCGCTTTTCGGGAGCGTTTGCGTGATTCCAACAAAGTGCTTCAGGATACGTTGGACACCCTCAACACGCGTGTTGCCGCCACTGAGCGTTTAGCTAATTTCATGGATTCGCTTCGCGTCGTCGAGCACGAGCATCAGGTTTTTGAGCATATCCCAAAGATTGCCAAGGATCTTTTCCCAGGCACCTCCGGCTGTGTGCATCTCCTGAACCCTTCGTCTCAGCTTTTTGAGTGTGTGAGCGTCTGGGGAGAAGAGAAATGTCAGCAGGATTTGTATGAGAAAGATTCCTGCCGCGCTATACAGAGTGGCTCGCCTTATGTGGTTTCTCGGCTTGCCACTCCGTCCGGGATTTGCAGCCATTTTCAGCGTGCACCCAAGTATGGGTACATCTGTTTGCCGCTCATTGCCTCGGGGGAGACCCTTGGGGGGGTGACTATTGAATTGAGTCCCCGCACAGAGCTGATGTCAGATTTGGAGTTACAGCGATACATTGACGAAGTGCGCATTCGATTCACTATTGTTGCCCGTCATACCGCCCTCACTGTGTCCAACTTACGCATGGCAGACTCTCTGCGGGAGCAGGCCATTCGGGACCCTTTGACAGGTCTTTTCAACCGTCGGCACATGGAAGCGTCTCTTATCCGTGAGTTTAGCCGCGCACAGCGGCATGGCGACCCCCTCGGCATTATGCTTCTCGATGTCGACCATTTTAAGTTTTTTAACGATACCTATGGGCATGAGCTTGGGGATGAGGTGCTTCGGAAGCTCGGCGAAACGCTTCGTACCTTTTGTCGGCGCGAAGATATTGCCTGCCGATTTGGCGGTGAGGAATTTGTCCTGATCCTCCCCGGTGCCTCTCTTGATGCTACCGCTCGGCGCGCTGAAGAATTGCGCGGTCTCGTCGAGCATCGGATGCATGTTCGCAGTGCCAATCAGCGGCTTCAAGTGAAAATTTCCATTGGCGTCAGTGGCTACCCCTGTTGTGCCCACGACGAAGAGCATCTTATCGCTACTGCCGACGCTGCCCTCTATGAAGCAAAGCAGAATGGTCGCAATCGCGTCGAGATTGCTGTGTCTGTGGCTGAGGCAGAGGAAGAGGAATAA
- the epsC gene encoding serine O-acetyltransferase EpsC has product MGFMDNVIDQLCIPSSYEGVYHSSKRHAPMPSVETLSEIVSRLRAVLFPGYFGHAEIEPGTMRYHIGTNLDKIHRLLTEQINRGHCFLCTLDDMDCDACEQEAQDICRRFIDSLPELRRLLVTDVMAAFEGDPAAVGPGETIFCYPSITAVTNYRIAHQLQNLGVKLIPRIITEMAHSVTGIDIHPGATIGEHFFIDHGTGTVIGETCIIGNNVRLYQGVTLGAKSFPKDEEGVLVKGIARHPIVEDNVIIYSGATILGRVTIGKDAVIGGNVWLTRDVAPGSRVLQNPADNH; this is encoded by the coding sequence ATGGGCTTCATGGACAATGTCATTGACCAGCTCTGCATACCGAGCTCCTATGAGGGCGTATATCACAGCTCAAAGCGTCACGCCCCCATGCCTTCGGTCGAGACCCTGTCCGAGATTGTCAGCCGACTCCGCGCTGTCCTCTTTCCCGGCTATTTCGGCCACGCCGAAATCGAACCCGGAACCATGCGCTATCACATCGGCACCAACTTGGACAAAATTCACCGACTTCTTACCGAGCAGATCAACAGAGGACACTGTTTTCTCTGTACGCTCGATGACATGGACTGTGATGCCTGTGAACAGGAAGCCCAAGACATCTGTCGACGCTTCATCGATTCCCTCCCAGAACTTCGTCGCCTGCTCGTGACTGACGTTATGGCCGCCTTCGAAGGCGACCCCGCTGCCGTCGGTCCCGGTGAAACCATTTTCTGCTACCCAAGCATTACCGCTGTGACCAATTATCGCATTGCTCACCAGCTCCAGAATCTTGGCGTTAAACTGATTCCCAGAATCATCACAGAAATGGCACACTCCGTCACAGGTATCGATATTCACCCCGGTGCAACCATCGGCGAGCACTTCTTTATCGACCACGGTACCGGTACCGTCATCGGAGAAACCTGCATCATCGGAAACAACGTCCGCCTCTATCAGGGCGTTACACTCGGTGCAAAAAGCTTCCCCAAAGACGAAGAAGGCGTCCTCGTTAAAGGCATCGCCCGGCACCCCATCGTCGAAGACAACGTCATTATCTACTCTGGCGCAACCATCCTCGGACGCGTCACCATCGGTAAGGACGCCGTCATCGGCGGTAACGTCTGGCTCACCAGAGACGTCGCTCCCGGCTCCAGGGTTCTTCAGAACCCCGCCGACAATCACTAG